In Malania oleifera isolate guangnan ecotype guangnan chromosome 8, ASM2987363v1, whole genome shotgun sequence, a single window of DNA contains:
- the LOC131163049 gene encoding auxilin-like protein 1 translates to MEKSSRSHHRRHSSSAATLSKKNLSKVHSFAGRTAYDDVFAGTAKSRAANFSSRAEDYNEIFNSSKASRGSSIPVLDLSTLKERGGPGRVRSSEIDYAKIFGGFKDADFAVSYEELFAGPKGGESSCDEAWTPAETGSLSEDSDSFNCMEDNQVHSFEVSHQLFDAKKQFNMLYHKTNQTNREGANGTTYIAQLNAVPGFTCVIDEDTPLRRTDGNNAVPLKINDAALNMTSCKEMKGKHCKKAAPHFPDDSANKPTSGSDVKFQNGSGSNGFSLHNTNEISLKKHPNKVPSVSNISLNFGNSEDYSKRSMRSNFEGDASEGSAGSCSPPFLDEEIDANSAAAASAAAVKKAIVEAQARIRVLKESMKRKNEGLEGSVKFRFKDDLKVKEKREGKISDRTQRLDEKGEGEIADRGNIFNQKKPQETCEKVDIAMQSFAGIGMQNARKMNRVTPVSKDNEVLFISREASGGTHGKKCGPILEDPGKDGTEEREAAKQFHEFENISKYKATTFVSVQADNQKQMMQSMNDYEPEKKLPENGGKLQAAAEACEQEKIEKRLHAVQRAQEWEKIPDTTIKQWVENGSKLQAAAEACEQEGIEKRLHEVQRAQEWEKKIADTTIMQPVENGGKLQAAAEAHEHEEMEKMLHGVQRAQDLGKRTPDVTFKQPVKTGRKLKEAAEICEWEEIEKRLHVPQRTQDWEEFEKNLNSASAIDEHLEDKSSVFSEQEKLEEEQTASHEREKSDKELEEYHEALEDVIELEVQELEDESESRLAWEQVENGKTVEAAREEEVNERRLKEVREQEEQEKKLKDMCDQKEKEKELKEAFEWQEECDEKLQEDYEWEENCYSCEGEDDDERFDEVHQQYLDEGLNVSCDEEENEERLDEDCGYERNAKLKDPQKLEECDKMSEEAHLIEENDKGLREESQEWEETNGMWIDSTLGEEEEERINAVQEATKHEEKTIKADIDAFKQDELKNVNGTQEACTDRETGSDGETTCETVAHDEVGSIVKIMRISCELENYEDFKVVKVPNVVGERDERELFERVGLAQCAFICDEIKNNVNGASDAPLFDGTDLGETSMNFAGEESDWDENQHKPACDLGQDTETFAHEFGDDAEDIKEAEIAFEEEVDNNDFKAADGKVFENEKTSDSTQLPCMFEGDGVFEKAEEIKRSQNPEKGEKEFNETPIVEERETLKTSQKEVGLEEGCVRKLDEEKARERKREKDRIAVERAIREARERAYAEARERAERAAVERVTAEARQRVMAEAQERLEKASAEAKLSTEKASVEAKLRAERAAVERATAEARERALKKALSGKATFDARELADRSASEKFSGAYRDNGMRRSFSSADSFQGSGPSSSSKYSNSSNHGVPYTAERFDEMKGESAQRCQAKLERHQRTAERAAKALAEKNMRDLLAQKEQAERNRLAEALDADVKRWSSGKHGNLRALLSTLQYILGPDSSWQPIPLTDIVTTSAVKKAYRKATLCVHPDKLQQRGASIQQKYICEKVFDLLKDAWNKFNSEER, encoded by the exons GACTCCTGCTGAAACAGGATCTCTTTCAGAAGATTCGGATTCTTTTAATTGCATGGAAGATAATCAGGTGCATTCATTTGAAGTATCTCATCAACTATTCGATGCCAAGAAGCAATTCAACATGTTGTATCATAAAACTAACCAAACAAACAGAGAGGGTGCAAATGGGACAACTTACATAGCCCAACTGAATGCTGTTCCTGGATTTACTTGTGTTATTGATGAAGACACTCCTTTAAGAAGGACTGATGGCAACAATGCAGTACCCCTGAAAATAAATGATGCAGCTCTTAACATGACTTCATGCAAGGAAATGAAAGGAAAACATTGCAAGAAGGCAGCGCCACATTTTCCGGATGACAGTGCTAACAAACCAACTTCTGGAAGTGATGTGAAATTTCAGAATGGTTCTGGCTCGAATGGATTCTCATTAcacaatacaaatgaaattagCTTGAAAAAGCATCCCAATAAAGTGCCATCAGTATCAAATATATCACTGAATTTTGGTAATAGTGAAGATTATTCCAAGAGGTCAATGCGTTCAAATTTTGAGGGTGATGCTTCTGAGGGTTCAGCAGGTAGTTGTTCCCCGCCTTTTCTTGACGAGGAAATAGATGCAAATTCAGCTGCAGCCGCCTCTGCTGCTGCTGTAAAGAAAGCAATTGTGGAGGCTCAAGCAAGGATAAGAGTTTTGAAggaatcaatgaaaagaaagaatGAAGGTCTTGAAGGTTCTGTCAAGTTCCGTTTTAAGGACGACTTGAAGGTAAAGGAGAAAAGGGAGGGTAAAATTTCTGATAGAACACAGAGGCTTGATGAGAAAGGGGAGGGTGAAATTGCTGATAGAGGAAATATATTCAACCAGAAGAAGCCTCAAGAAACATGCGAGAAAGTAGACATTGCAATGCAATCCTTTGCTGGAATAGGAATGCAAAATGCAAGGAAAATGAACAGAGTAACTCCAGTTTCCAAAGACAATGAGGTGCTTTTCATTTCGAGGGAAGCTTCAGGAGGAACACATGGCAAGAAATGTGGACCGATTCTGGAAGATCCGGGAAAGGATGGAACAGAAGAAAGGGAAGCAGCAAAACAGTTTCATGAATTTGAAAACATTAGTAAATACAAAGCAACCACCTTTGTTTCTGTGCAGGCTGACAATCAGAAGCAAATGATGCAATCTATGAACGACTATGAGCCGGAGAAAAAATTACCTGAAAATGGTGGGAAATTGCAAGCAGCTGCAGAAGCTTGTGAACAGGAAAAAATAGAGAAGAGGCTGCATGCAGTGCAAAGGGCACAAGAGTGGGAGAAAATACCTGATACAACCATCAAGCAGTGGGTGGAAAATGGCAGTAAATTGCAAGCAGCTGCAGAAGCTTGTGAACAGGAGGGAATTGAGAAGAGGCTGCATGAAGTGCAAAGGGCACAAGAATGGGAGAAGAAAATAGCTGATACAACCATCATGCAGCCAGTGGAAAATGGCGGGAAATTGCAAGCAGCTGCAGAAGCTCATGAACATGAGGAAATGGAGAAGATGCTGCATGGAGTGCAAAGGGCACAAGACTTGGGAAAGAGAACACCTGATGTAACCTTCAAGCAGCCAGTGAAAACTGGCAGGAAATTGAAAGAAGCTGCAGAAATTTGTGAATGGGAGGAAATAGAGAAGAGGCTTCATGTACCGCAAAGGACACAAGACTGGGAAGAATTTGAGAAGAACTTAAATTCAGCATCTGCAATCGATGAGCATCTAGAAGATAAATCAAGCGTTTTCTCAGAGCAGGAAAAACTTGAGGAGGAACAAACAGCATCCCATGAAAGGGAAAAGTCTGACAAGGAGCTAGAAGAATACCATGAGGCACTAGAAGACGTGATAGAACTTGAGGTTCAAGAGTTGGAGGATGAAAGTGAAAGCAGATTAGCTTGGGAACAGGTAGAAAATGGGAAGACAGTGGAAGCTGCTCGTGAAGAAGAGGTAAACGAAAGGAGATTAAAAGAAGTTCGTGAACAGGAAGAACAAGAGAAGAAACTAAAAGATATGTGtgatcaaaaagaaaaagagaaggaaCTTAAAGAGGCTTTTGAGTGGCAAGAAGAATGCGATGAAAAACTACAAGAGGATTATGAGTGGGAAGAAAACTGTTACAGCTGTGAGGGAGAAGACGATGATGAAAGGTTTGATGAGGTTCATCAACAGTATTTGGATGAGGGACTGAATGTTTCTTGTGATGAGGAGGAAAATGAGGAGAGGCTAGATGAAGATTGTGGGTACGAAAGGAATGCAAAGCTTAAAGACCCTCAAAAGCTGGAAGAGTGTGACAAGATGTCAGAAGAGGCTCATTTGATAGAAGAAAATGACAAGGGGCTAAGAGAGGAATCTCAGGAATGGGAAGAAACAAATGGGATGTGGATAGATTCTACTCTTGGTGAAGAAGAGGAGGAAAGGATAAACGCAGTTCAAGAAGCTACTAAGCACGAGGAGAAGACTATTAAGGCAGATATTGATGCTTTCAAACAGGATGAACTTAAGAATGTAAATGGCACTCAAGAAGCATGTACAGATAGAGAAACTGGTAGTGATGGAGAAACAACTTGTGAGACTGTAGCACATGATGAGGTTGGGAGTATAGTAAAAATAATGAGAATTTCCTGTGAACTGGAAAATTATGAGGATTTTAAAGTTGTTAAAGTGCCTAATGTGGTGGGTGAAAGAGATGAAAGGGAACTATTCGAAAGAGTTGGCTTGGCTCAATGTGCCTTTATATGTGATGAGATCAAGAACAATGTGAATGGAGCATCCGATGCCCCTCTTTTTGATGGGACAGATTTAGGAGAAACCAGCATGAACTTTGCAGGTGAAGAAAGTGACTGGGATGAAAACCAACATAAACCTGCGTGCGATCTTGGACAAGATACTGAAACATTTGCTCATGAATTTGGGGATGATGCTGAGGATATTAAGGAGGCTGAGATTGCCTTTGAAGAGGAAGTAGACAACAATGATTTCAAAGCAGCTGATGGGAAAGTGTTTGAAAATGAGAAGACTTCTGACTCAACTCAACTACCTTGTATGTTTGAAGGGGATGGAGTCTTCGAAAAAGCTGAGGAGATCAAAAGAAGCCAAAATCCCGAGAAAGGTGAGAAGGAATTTAATGAAACCCCTATAGTGGAAGAGAGGGAAACCCTAAAAACTTCACAAAAAGAAGTGGGGCTGGAGGAGGGATGTGTTAGAAAATTGGATGAGGAAAAAGCAAgggaaaggaaaagggaaaaagatAGAATAGCTGTTGAAAGAGCAATCCGTGAAGCCCGTGAAAGGGCATATGCCGAAGCCCGAGAAAGGGCAGAAAGGGCTGCTGTGGAGAGAGTGACTGCTGAAGCTCGACAAAGAGTAATGGCTGAGGCTCAAGAAAGATTAGAAAAGGCTTCTGCAGAGGCCAAATTATCAACTGAAAAGGCTTCTGTGGAAGCCAAACTGAGGGCAGAACGTGCTGCAGTGGAGAGAGCCACTGCAGAGGCCCGAGAACGTGCCCTAAAAAAAGCATTGTCTGGGAAGGCAACCTTTGATGCAAGAGAGTTGGCAGATAGGTCTGCCTCTGAGAAGTTTTCTGGTGCCTACAGGGATAATGGAATGAGGCGAAGTTTTTCTTCCGCT GACTCTTTTCAAGGTTCTGGTCCTTCCAGCAGTTCAAAATATTCAAATTCTTCAAATCATGGTG TTCCCTATACTGCTGAGAGATTTGATGAAATGAAAGGTGAATCTGCACAGAGGTGTCAAGCTAAGCTAGAGAGGCATCAACGGACAGCGGAACGTGCG GCAAAAGCTCTTGCAGAGAAGAATATGCGTGATCTTCTTGCTCAGAAAGAGCAAGCAGAGAGAAAC AGATTAGCAGAAGCCTTGGATGCCGACGTCAAAAGGTGGTCAAGCGGGAAGCATGGGAACTTGCGTGCATTGCTTTCAACACTACAATAT ATCCTTGGACCTGATAGCAGTTGGCAACCAATACCCCTAACGGATATAGTGACAACCAGTGCCGTGAAGAAGGCTTATCGGAAAGCTACTCTCTGTGTACATCCTGACAAGTTGCAGCAGCGAGGAGCAAGCATTCAGCAGAAGTACATCTGTGAGAAGGTTTTTGATCTTCTAAAG GATGCTTGGAACAAGTTCAACTCAGAAGAGCGGTAG
- the LOC131163050 gene encoding ornithine transcarbamylase, chloroplastic — protein sequence MAAMSCICSVPSDTASLSSSSPSSFPRRISRQSLRCSGNFADISVSSPARVPAMRGRISCQTSSATSPSSFVNGKANTELKDFLHISDFDKGTILKILDRAIEVKKLLKSGDRTFLPFKGKTMAMIFAKPSMRTRMSFETGFFLLGGHAIYLGPDDIQMGKREETRDVARVLSRYNDIIMARVFAHQDILDLAKHASVPVINGLTDYNHPCQIMADALTIIEHIGQLEGTKVVYVGDGNNIVHSWLLMASVVPFHFVCACPKGFEPDESTVEKARGAGISKIEITNDPKEAVKGADVVYSDVWASMGQKEEAAHRHQVFQGFQVDETLMKLAGPKSYFMHCLPAERGAEVTDGVIEAPNSIVFPQAENRMHAQNAIMLHSLGL from the exons ATGGCGGCGATGTCATGTATCTGCTCAGTGCCATCAGACACGGCATCTCTCTCCTCTTCGTCGCCCTCCTCTTTCCCCCGACGGATTTCTCGCCAATCCTTGCGATGCTCCGGCAATTTTGCGGACATTTCTGTGTCTTCGCCGGCTAGGGTTCCGGCTATGCGGGGCAGAATATCCTGTCAAACGTCCTCGGCAACTTCGCCTTCCTCTTTCGTGAATGGAAAAG CAAATACAGAGCTCAAGGATTTTCTTCACATTAGTGATTTTGACAAAGGTACTATTTTGAAGATCTTAGATCGTGCCATTGAGGTCAAGAAACTTCTAAAGTCAGGCGATAGAACATTCCTCCCATTTAAAGGGAAAACAATGGCTATGATTTTTGCAAAGCCATCCATGAGAACACGGATGTCATTTGAGACTGGGTTCTTCTTGCTAGGAGGCCATGCTATATATTTAGGACCAGATGACATCCAGATGGGTAAGCGGGAGGAAACTCGTGATGTTGCTCGTGTACTGTCTCGCTATAATGACATCATTATGGCTCGTGTTTTTGCTCATCAG GACATTCTAGATCTGGCTAAACATGCAAGCGTACCCGTCATAAATGGCCTGACAGACTACAACCACCCTTGCCAAATAATGGCTGATGCCCTTACAATAATTGAACACATTGGTCAATTAGAAGGAACTAAG GTTGTTTATGTTGGAGATGGAAACAATATTGTGCATTCTTGGCTCTTGATGGCATCAGTTGTTCCTTTCCATTTTGTCTGTGCCTGCCCTAAAGGTTTTGAGCCAGATGAGAGCACAGTCGAAAAAGCGCGAGGTGCAGGAATTAGCAAGATTGAGATAACAAATGATCCAAAGGAAGCTGTTAAAGGAGCTGATGTTGTGTACTCGGATGTGTGGGCCAGCATGGGGCAGAAGGAGGAAGCTGCACATCGTCATCAAGTGTTTCAAGGATTTCAG GTGGATGAAACCCTTATGAAGTTAGCTGGCCCAAAATCGTATTTTATGCATTGTTTGCCAGCAGAAAGAGGCGCGGAGGTGACTGATGGGGTTATTGAAGCGCCCAACTCCATCGTATTCCCACAAGCTGAGAACCGCATGCACGCACAAAATGCCATAATGCTGCATTCTCTTGGCTTGTGA